A genome region from Nicotiana tabacum cultivar K326 chromosome 13, ASM71507v2, whole genome shotgun sequence includes the following:
- the LOC142168028 gene encoding SKP1-like protein 1, with product MLTLKSGDNEEFYVEESLVLQSDLIKTMVKEERVSTIPLPSIKSKTLVKIIEYLKKLVELTATSNKEDFKNFQREFVNVVLEELLDITVAVNYLKISCLLEFCCQAVADRIKDKSVEAIQKIFKIESDFTSEEVAEFKRETPWAFEGDLDDTTN from the coding sequence atgttGACATTGAAGAGCGGTGATAACGAAGAATTTTATGTTGAGGAATCTTTGGTCTTACAGTCTGATCTTATCAAGACCATGGTGAAAGAGGAACGTGTTTCCACCATCCCATTGCCTAGCATCAAAAGCAAGACGCTGGTTAAAATCATTGAATACCTCAAGAAACTTGTGGAGCTCACTGCTACCTCGAACAAAGAAGACTTCAAGAATTTCCAGAGAGAGTTTGTGAATGTTGTTTTAGAGGAACTACTTGACATAACTGTGGCAGTAAATTATCTGAAAATCAGTTGTTTGCTGGAATTCTGTTGCCAGGCTGTGGCTGACAGAATAAAGGACAAGAGCGTTGAAGCCAttcaaaagatttttaaaattgaAAGTGATTTCACCTCAGAAGAAGTGGCAGAGTTTAAAAGGGAAACTCCTTGGGCCTTTGAAGGTGACCTTGATGATACCACCAACTAG